DNA from Parvularcula marina:
CCCGCGCAAAACTGACTGATTTGCCTGAATCAAGAACGTCATCGACAAGAAGAACTGTCTGGCCTTCGACCGGCGCGGTCACGTCTTTCACGAGCTGGATCTCGCCGGAGGAGACGCGGCCCGTCCCATAGCTCGACAGCTGGATGAAATCGATTTCGGGATCGGCGCCCGCGCGTGTCAGCGCCCGGGCAAGATCGGCCGCGAAGATGAACCCGCCGGTCAGGATCGGCACCATGGTGAATTGCTTGCCGAGCCCGGCAATGATTTCCCCGGCCAGCTCGCCGAGCCGCCGGTCAATGTCTTCGGTCGTGAAAATTGTCCGCATGCCATCCGCCACATCGTGATCCTTCGTCTTAGATCATAACCGGGGCCGGCCTGTCACCTTGCGGCCGTCTCAATCGCCTCGATCGGCAAGGGCGGCAGGGTGGCGCGGCCCCAGCCGCTGCCGGTCTGCTGCAGGGTGAAGCCTTGTGCCTCCGGCGCCGGGGCTGGCACCCCTGCCGTTACGCGGATATCGGCCCGCGCCGTCCCTTCGGGCACCATGGCGCGGACAACGAATGGACGCTCGCCGCGCACCGGCACCGTCACGTCGCTGAGCGAGACGGCCTGATAATCAGCCAGCACCTCGCCATCGACACGCAACTCAAGAAGCGGCAGGGCCGGGATCGTCCCGGCATTGACGACCGTGCCGCGAATTTCGAGGACCGGGCCTTCAAAGGACTGCGCATAACGCGTCGAGACGCCTTTGAGCTCCAGCGCCGCCGGGTTTTCCGGCGCGCCGAAGACACGGGCATATGCTCTCGACGTATCCGGCCAGATGGTCTCCATCAGTTCGCGGTCGCTGAGCGCCACGCCAATTGCGGCCACCATCATGATCCAGACGCTCCAGCCGAGCCGGCGCAGAGGCGTCAGCCGGTTGCGCTCGCGCGCCCTGATCCGGTCACGGAATTTCAGCGCGGCATCCATCCCCTGATTGAGGCTGCGCTCCTGTCGGTCCTGCCGCCAGAGAGAGAGACGCTCCGAAAGCTGCGCGAGGATCTGCCGGGGCAAATCCGCCCAGTTCAAGCCTGTTTTTTCATCGGCCGAGAAATACCCGGCCATCTCTTCAGCCGCGCCCTCGTCTTCGACACGCGGTTCCGGCGCAGGCGGCGCCTGCCTTGGGGCAGAGCGGAACGGATGCGGTTCGAAAGCGGCTTTCACCCATTCCTGCTGTCGGTGCGGATGTTCTTTACCCGAAGAGGCAGAACTCCCCTTCTCTTCATCCCAGCCGGGGACAGCGTCTTTAGGCCGCCACAGTGCGACGACTGTTGATTCGCCTTCTTCTCGCGGCGCAGGTGCAGGCTTGCTGGCTCGCGGCGGCGGAGACGCATGGATATGGCGCGGCGCGGCAGCGGCCGTGAAGGCACCGGCACCGACTGTCACGACCTCGGCATCCAGACCCTTTTCATACCAGACCGTGCCGCAGGCAGAGCAGCTGACCTCGCGCCCCTCCGGCGGGATCGCCGAGGCGGGCACACGATACATTTTCGGGCAGGCCGGACATGAGATCAGCATTGCGCCCTCCGACCGAACACGGTGTAACCACAGG
Protein-coding regions in this window:
- a CDS encoding zinc-ribbon domain-containing protein yields the protein MLISCPACPKMYRVPASAIPPEGREVSCSACGTVWYEKGLDAEVVTVGAGAFTAAAAPRHIHASPPPRASKPAPAPREEGESTVVALWRPKDAVPGWDEEKGSSASSGKEHPHRQQEWVKAAFEPHPFRSAPRQAPPAPEPRVEDEGAAEEMAGYFSADEKTGLNWADLPRQILAQLSERLSLWRQDRQERSLNQGMDAALKFRDRIRARERNRLTPLRRLGWSVWIMMVAAIGVALSDRELMETIWPDTSRAYARVFGAPENPAALELKGVSTRYAQSFEGPVLEIRGTVVNAGTIPALPLLELRVDGEVLADYQAVSLSDVTVPVRGERPFVVRAMVPEGTARADIRVTAGVPAPAPEAQGFTLQQTGSGWGRATLPPLPIEAIETAAR
- a CDS encoding phosphoribosyltransferase, producing the protein MRTIFTTEDIDRRLGELAGEIIAGLGKQFTMVPILTGGFIFAADLARALTRAGADPEIDFIQLSSYGTGRVSSGEIQLVKDVTAPVEGQTVLLVDDVLDSGKSVSFARDLFTARGAARIMTCVAVDKTSIKGRDVKAEFRLFDMPDNAFLVGYGMDDAGSLRGLPTISALND